TCGGGGAGGTCGGCCCGGTGGTCGGTGAGGTGGTGGTGGTCGCGGTCGATTCCCCCGACGACATCGTGACGGCCCGGAAGGCCGGTCGCGACCTGGCGCAGCAGCTGGGCTTCGGTCTCACCGACCGCACCATGATCGCGACCGCTATTTCCGAGCTCGCGCGCAACATCACCAGTTATGCCGGCACCGGCGAAGTCCGGCTGAGCGTCGAGCAGCGTTCCGGCGGCAGTGCGTTGGTCGTGCGGGCGGTGGACGACGGTCCGGGCATCGTGGACGTGGCTCGGGCGCTGGAGGACGGCTATTCGACCGGGCGTGGGCTTGGCCTGGGATTGCCCGGTGCCCGCCGGATGATGGATCACCTGGAGGTCACCTCGCGACCCGGCCGGGGGACCTGTGTGGAGATGTGGAAGCTGGTGTCCGGTGCGTGAGCAGGGCAGATCGGGCGCGGTGGACTGGGCGGTGGCCGGCCGGCCGATGCCCGGACAGTCGGTGTCCGGCGACGACTGGGCGGTGCTCGACGCCGGCGGCGACGTCGTGCTGCTCGGCGTGATCGACGGGCTCGGCCACGGGGCCGACGCCGCCGCCGCGGCGCACCGGGCGCACCAGGTGCTCAGCTGCAACCCGACCGAACCGCTGGACGAGCTGATCACGCTGTGTCATCGAGCGCTGCTCGGCACCCGCGGTGCAGCGATCACCCTGGTCCGGCTCGATGTCGCCGCCGGTTCGCTCAGTTGGTTGGGCGTCGGCAATGTCGCGGCGATCCTGATCGGGGTGTCGGCGACCGGTTCGGCGGCGCCGCGGGCGAGCGGGCTGTCCGTGGGCGGCATCGTCGGCTACCGGCTGCCGCCCGGCCAGCAGCCGGCGACGGTCCCGCTGGAGGTCGGCGACCTGCTGGTGCTGGCGTCGGACGGCATTGCGGATCGCCACCTCACCGAGTCCGGCGTCGCCGGTCCGGTGGATCGGATCGCCGGCGACCTGCTCGATCGGTACGCCAAAGCGTCCGACGACGCGGTCGTGTTGCTGGCCCGCTATCGGGGCGTCCGGCGGTGAGCGCCGCCGCGCTCGCTCTGCGCGCCGACTATGCGGCGGCGCTGCGTCGGCATCTCGCTGCGCCGAGTGAGGCGACTCTCGGTGTCGGCTACGGGTTGGGCCGGCGCGCCCTGGCCGACGGGGTGAGCATCCTCGACCTGGTCGAGGCGCATTTCCGGGCCACCGCGGGTGCCGGCCCGGACGAGGCCGGGGCCGCGCTCGGCTTCCTGCTGCAGACGTTGACCGCGGCCGACGTGGCGACTCGCGGCTATCTCGACGGCACCCGCCGGTACCAGGCCGAGCGGGAACGGGCCGACGATCTCGCCGATCGGGGCGCGTTCCGTCGGGCCCTGGTGCACACCTTGCAGGACGGCTTCTTCGTTGTGGACGCGGACGGAGCGGTCGTCGAGGTCAACGCGGCGTTCGGCGACATCACCGGTTACGGGCCGGACGGCGTGCCCTATCGATGGCCGCATCCGTGGGTGCCGGATCCGGCCGTGGCCCGCGCCGCGGTCCACCTCGACGGTGGTCGGGCCACCCTGTTGATCCGGCACCGAGATGGGCGGTCGGTCTGGCTGGCGTTGAGCACCAGCTCGTTGCGGGCGGCCGGGCGCGAGCACTGGCTGGTGGGCACGGCCCGGGATGTGACCGCCGAGCGCACCGCGGCCGACCGGGAACGGGTGGTGAATCGGTTGGCCGGCTCGTTGGCCGGTGCGGCGGGGGTGGCCGAGGTGCTCGAGGCGGCCCTGCAGCATTGCCCGGAGCCGCTCGACGCGGTCGACGCGGTCGCGGTGAGCTGGGGGAGCGCCGCCGATCCGGTCGTCTACCCGGTTGCCGGCTCGTTGCGGCGAACCTGGCCGGAGCTGCCGGAATCGGTTCGGAGTGCCCTGGAGCGCGCCCGCGGTGAGGTCGATTCGGAATCCGCGGGGCCGGCCGGCGACCCGGTGCCGGGGATCGGGCTGTCGGCGGGGCCGACGGCGGCGATCTGGCTGGAGTTCGCCGCGGCGCGGCGGATCGCGGCCGACGAGCGAACCCTGATCGGGTTGTTCGCCGGGCATCTGCGGGTGGCGATGCTGCGCGCGCGGGCGTACGACGCGGTCCGCACGGTATCGCTGACCCTGCAACAGTCGATGCTCGGTGCCACCGAGCCGCCGGTCGGGTTCGCGGTCCGGTACGAGCCGGCGGTCGCGCCGTTGGAGATCGGCGGTGACTGGTACGACGTGGTGCAGTTGCCGGACGGTCGGATCGGCGTGATCGTCGGCGACTGCGTCGGCCGGGGTTTGGCCGCCGCAGCGGTGATGGGCCAGCTGCGGGCGTCGTCCCGGGCACTGATCCTGCGGGGTGCCGGGCCCGCCCAACTGCTCGGCGAACTCGACACGGTCGCCGAACATATCGTCGGCGCGAGCTGCACCACCGTCTGGGCGGGGATCGTCGATCCGGCACGGGGAACTCTGCACTACAGCAGCGCCGGCCACCCGCCGGCCGTGCTCGGCGCGGGTGGGCGGCCGGGTCGGACGCTGGACGGTGGCCGGTCGGTCCCGCTGGCCGCCGCAGATCTCGGGCCACGACCGCAGGCGGAGACGACACTGGCGCCGGGCGAGGTGTTGGTGGTGTACACCGACGGGCTCGTCGAGCGACCCGGGACCCCGATCGACACCGGGATCGGCCGGGTGACGGCGGCGTTGACCGATCTGGCCGGCCGGTCGGCGGCGCAGATCGCCGACCTGGTGCTGACCGCGGCGGCACCGGCCGGTGGCTATGACGACGACGTGGCGTTGATGGTGTTCCGCCGACCGCCGGCTCCGCTGCGGTTGCTGGTTCCGGCGCTGGCCGCAGAACTCGGCGGCGTGCGGGCCGCGCTGGCCGATTGGTTGGCCGAGGCGGGCATACCGCCCGCGATCGGCACCGATGTGACCTTGGCGGTGAACGAGGCCTGCACGAACAGCGTCGAGCACGGCTACCGCGGAGTGGCTCCCGGTTCGACCGCGACGGTCGGGGTTCGCGCGCACCTCGAGTCGGGCCGACTCGAGGTGTGCGTAGCCGACAGCGGCCGCTGGCGACCACCGCCGGCCGACCCCGGCGTACGCGGTCAGGGCCTGATTTTGCTGGCGTCGTTGAGTGACGAGCATCAGATCGAGCGGTCGTATGCCGGCACCGAGGTCCGGTTGTCGTGGACCCTCGACGGGCCCGCGATGCGCGGGTTCGTACCCGCCGCCGCCCCGGGTCGGGCAGGAGTGCTGCGCGGCGCCGAGCTTCATGGCAGATTGAACACCATGACGGACTCGGTGGGCGACCGCAGACCGGTCGACGGATTGACCACCACGACGAGCGAACGCGGGTCCACAACGGTGGTCGCTGCGGTCGGAAGTGTGGATCTGGCGACGGCGCCCGTGCTGCAATCTGCGGTGGACGCGGCGCTGGCTGCAGGTCCGACGCAGTTGATCATCGATCTGACCGCGGTCGATTTCCTGGCGTCGGCCGGAATGGCGATCCTGGTGGACGCGCATCGCCGGCTCGGTCGGCTGATCGTGGTGGCGGACGGCCCGGCAACCGGTCGACCGATCGTACTGACCGGCCTGGACCAGGTGTTCGTGCTCCATCCGACCCTGGCGGAGGCGCTGGCCGAGGCGGGCTGAGATGGGCGGCGCGCGGCGTTCCGGTTCCGGTGGTCCGATCGTCCTCGTCTTGCTGGTCGGGGTCGCCGGTGGCTACGGCTACGGCGTCCACACCGGTCGCTGGGAACTGCCGCGCCTGCCCGACTCGTACTCGACCGAGGTGGTGCCTTACGTGGCGCCGCCGCCCCCGCCGCCGCTCGACCCGACGGCGGTGTCGGCCGGCGTCGATCCGACGCTGGTGGACGTCACGGTGCAGCTGGGCCCGTTCGGTCCGGAAGGTTCGGGCACCGGCATCGTGCTCAGCCCGGACGGCCTGGTGCTGACCAGCCACCATGTGATCAAGGGCGCCGAGGAGATCTCGGTGACCAGCGTCGGCAACGGTCTGATCTATCCGGCCACCACGATCGGCTACGACCGTGAGCGCGACATCGCGGTGCTGCAGCTGGCCGGCGCACAAGATCTGCCGCCGGCGCGGATCGGCGATTCGGGCACGGTCCGCCGCGGTGATCAGGTGATGGCGATCGGTAACGCCAACGGCACCGGCGGTGCCCCGACCGGCGTGGTGGGCGCGGTCACCGGGCTGAACGAACGGATCTTCGCCCGCAACGAGGCGGATGCCTCGAGCAAGGCGTTGACCGGTTTGATCGCGGCCGACGCCGACGTCGTACCCGGGCATTCGGGTGGGGCGCTGGTCGATTCCGGTGGGGCGGTCGTCGGCGTGTTGGCAGCGGCCACCGGCGCCGACGCGCGCGCCGAGACCGGCGAACGTGCGGGTTATGCGGTGCCGATCAACGACGCGATGCGGGTGGTCGAGCAGGTACGTACCGGGGTGGGTACCGCCGACGTGCACGTGGGGCCGACCGCGTCGCTGGGTGTGCTGGTCACCGATGCCGATTCGCCCGGGCCGACCGGGGCCAGGGTGCAGCTGACGATCTACGGGTCGCCGGCCTACGCCGCGGGGTTGCCGGAGGGCGCGACGATCACCAAGCTCGACGGGCGGGCGATCACCTCCGCCGACGATCTACGCGCGGCGATCGACGCGGCCCGGCCGGGCGAGGTCGTGCAACTCGACTGGACCGATGGCTCCGGTACGGCCCAGACCACCACGATCACTCTGGCCGATTCGCCACCCAACTGACCGATCAGCTGGTCGGGTCGGTCAGCGCGGCGACCCGCTGCTGCTCCACCTCTACATCGAAATCTGCTGGTGGCCAACGCAAGTCGAGCGACTGCAACGCCGCGATCAGCAGTTCCGTGACGGCGAGGCGGGTGTACCACTTGCGGTCGCTCGGCACCACGTACCACGGGGCAAGGTCGGTGTCGGTGCGCTCCAGCACCGCCTGGTAGGCGGCCTGATACTCGGGCCAGAGCGCGCGCTCATCCAGGTCGCGCGGGTTGTACTTCCAGTACTTGTCCGGCTGGGTGAGGCGCTCGGCCAGCCGGACCTTCTGCTCGGCCGGGGAGATCACCATCGCCACCTTCACCAGGGTGGTGCCGCCCTCGACCAGTTCTCGCTCGAATGCGTTGATCTCGTCGTAGCGCGGCTCCCACACCGACGGCGGCACCAGGTTGTGCACCCGAACCACCAACACGTCCTCGTAGTGTGAGCGGTCGAACACCCCGAGTTGGCCGGGCCGGGGGAGGGCCTTACGAATTCGCCACAGATAGTGGTGACTGCGTTCTTCCTCGGTCGGCACGCCGAACGACGTGTGCGATACGCCTTGTGGGTCCACCGCGCCGACCACGTGTTTCACGACGCCGCCCTTGCCGGCGGTGTCCATCCCCTGCAGCACCAACAGCACCGACCGGCGATCGCCGGAGCG
Above is a genomic segment from Skermania piniformis containing:
- a CDS encoding ATP-binding protein, with translation MVGEVVVVAVDSPDDIVTARKAGRDLAQQLGFGLTDRTMIATAISELARNITSYAGTGEVRLSVEQRSGGSALVVRAVDDGPGIVDVARALEDGYSTGRGLGLGLPGARRMMDHLEVTSRPGRGTCVEMWKLVSGA
- a CDS encoding SpoIIE family protein phosphatase → MREQGRSGAVDWAVAGRPMPGQSVSGDDWAVLDAGGDVVLLGVIDGLGHGADAAAAAHRAHQVLSCNPTEPLDELITLCHRALLGTRGAAITLVRLDVAAGSLSWLGVGNVAAILIGVSATGSAAPRASGLSVGGIVGYRLPPGQQPATVPLEVGDLLVLASDGIADRHLTESGVAGPVDRIAGDLLDRYAKASDDAVVLLARYRGVRR
- a CDS encoding anti-sigma factor antagonist (This anti-anti-sigma factor, or anti-sigma factor antagonist, belongs to a family that includes characterized members SpoIIAA, RsbV, RsfA, and RsfB.); this encodes MSAAALALRADYAAALRRHLAAPSEATLGVGYGLGRRALADGVSILDLVEAHFRATAGAGPDEAGAALGFLLQTLTAADVATRGYLDGTRRYQAERERADDLADRGAFRRALVHTLQDGFFVVDADGAVVEVNAAFGDITGYGPDGVPYRWPHPWVPDPAVARAAVHLDGGRATLLIRHRDGRSVWLALSTSSLRAAGREHWLVGTARDVTAERTAADRERVVNRLAGSLAGAAGVAEVLEAALQHCPEPLDAVDAVAVSWGSAADPVVYPVAGSLRRTWPELPESVRSALERARGEVDSESAGPAGDPVPGIGLSAGPTAAIWLEFAAARRIAADERTLIGLFAGHLRVAMLRARAYDAVRTVSLTLQQSMLGATEPPVGFAVRYEPAVAPLEIGGDWYDVVQLPDGRIGVIVGDCVGRGLAAAAVMGQLRASSRALILRGAGPAQLLGELDTVAEHIVGASCTTVWAGIVDPARGTLHYSSAGHPPAVLGAGGRPGRTLDGGRSVPLAAADLGPRPQAETTLAPGEVLVVYTDGLVERPGTPIDTGIGRVTAALTDLAGRSAAQIADLVLTAAAPAGGYDDDVALMVFRRPPAPLRLLVPALAAELGGVRAALADWLAEAGIPPAIGTDVTLAVNEACTNSVEHGYRGVAPGSTATVGVRAHLESGRLEVCVADSGRWRPPPADPGVRGQGLILLASLSDEHQIERSYAGTEVRLSWTLDGPAMRGFVPAAAPGRAGVLRGAELHGRLNTMTDSVGDRRPVDGLTTTTSERGSTTVVAAVGSVDLATAPVLQSAVDAALAAGPTQLIIDLTAVDFLASAGMAILVDAHRRLGRLIVVADGPATGRPIVLTGLDQVFVLHPTLAEALAEAG
- a CDS encoding S1C family serine protease, which produces MGGARRSGSGGPIVLVLLVGVAGGYGYGVHTGRWELPRLPDSYSTEVVPYVAPPPPPPLDPTAVSAGVDPTLVDVTVQLGPFGPEGSGTGIVLSPDGLVLTSHHVIKGAEEISVTSVGNGLIYPATTIGYDRERDIAVLQLAGAQDLPPARIGDSGTVRRGDQVMAIGNANGTGGAPTGVVGAVTGLNERIFARNEADASSKALTGLIAADADVVPGHSGGALVDSGGAVVGVLAAATGADARAETGERAGYAVPINDAMRVVEQVRTGVGTADVHVGPTASLGVLVTDADSPGPTGARVQLTIYGSPAYAAGLPEGATITKLDGRAITSADDLRAAIDAARPGEVVQLDWTDGSGTAQTTTITLADSPPN
- a CDS encoding polyphosphate kinase 2 family protein, coding for MSTGWTTPAPDALRATAQPRVAELDPRSTPGFIGDKKTGQLLTAQRATVLADLQEMLYANGRSGDRRSVLLVLQGMDTAGKGGVVKHVVGAVDPQGVSHTSFGVPTEEERSHHYLWRIRKALPRPGQLGVFDRSHYEDVLVVRVHNLVPPSVWEPRYDEINAFERELVEGGTTLVKVAMVISPAEQKVRLAERLTQPDKYWKYNPRDLDERALWPEYQAAYQAVLERTDTDLAPWYVVPSDRKWYTRLAVTELLIAALQSLDLRWPPADFDVEVEQQRVAALTDPTS